The following are from one region of the Streptomyces rubrogriseus genome:
- a CDS encoding NCS2 family permease, protein MTQQSVEPEITAEDAGAGSRVPGGRSWLDRYFHISHRGSTVAREVRGGITTFMAMAYIVLLNPVILSGKDAAGDTLGQKALITATAFAAALTTLLMGFVGKVPLALAAGLSVSGVIAGQVVPQMTWPQAMGMCVMYGVVIMLLVVTGLREMIMNAIPLALKHGITMGIGLFIAIIGLVKGGFVHAGEATPLTLGPAGELAGWPVLLFAGTLLLIFMLQARNMPGAILIGIVTGTIVAAILNATGVIDPKQWANGAPELHGSAVSMPDFSLFGDLEFGGWGEVGAMTVGMIVFTLVLAGFFDAMATIIGVGTEARLADDKGRMPGLSKALFIDGAGGAIGGVAGGSGQTVFVESATGVGEGARTGLASVVTGLFFAACLFFTPITAIVPQEVASAALVVIGAMMMMNARHVDWADRATAIPVFLTVVLMPFTYSITAGVAAGVISYVAIKVAQGKAREIGAFMWALTVIFVVYFALNPIEGWLGVH, encoded by the coding sequence ATGACCCAGCAGTCAGTGGAGCCCGAGATCACCGCCGAAGACGCGGGCGCGGGCTCCCGCGTCCCCGGCGGACGGTCTTGGCTCGACCGGTACTTTCACATATCCCACCGGGGATCCACGGTCGCGCGTGAGGTGCGCGGCGGCATCACCACCTTCATGGCGATGGCCTACATCGTCCTGCTCAACCCCGTGATCCTCTCCGGCAAGGACGCCGCCGGGGACACCCTGGGCCAGAAGGCCCTGATCACCGCGACGGCCTTCGCCGCGGCGCTCACCACGCTCCTGATGGGCTTCGTCGGCAAGGTGCCGCTCGCCCTGGCCGCCGGGCTCTCGGTGTCCGGCGTGATCGCCGGCCAGGTCGTCCCCCAAATGACCTGGCCGCAGGCCATGGGCATGTGTGTGATGTACGGCGTGGTGATCATGCTGCTCGTGGTCACCGGGCTCCGCGAGATGATCATGAACGCGATCCCGCTCGCCCTCAAGCACGGCATCACCATGGGCATCGGCCTGTTCATCGCCATCATCGGCCTGGTCAAGGGCGGCTTCGTGCACGCGGGCGAGGCGACCCCGCTCACCCTCGGCCCGGCCGGGGAACTCGCCGGCTGGCCGGTCCTGCTCTTCGCGGGCACCCTGCTGCTGATCTTCATGCTGCAGGCCAGAAACATGCCCGGCGCCATCCTGATCGGCATCGTCACCGGCACGATCGTCGCGGCGATCCTGAACGCCACCGGGGTCATCGACCCCAAGCAGTGGGCCAACGGCGCACCCGAACTGCACGGCAGCGCGGTCTCCATGCCGGACTTCTCGCTCTTCGGCGACCTGGAGTTCGGCGGCTGGGGCGAGGTCGGCGCGATGACGGTCGGCATGATCGTCTTCACGCTGGTGCTCGCCGGGTTCTTCGACGCGATGGCCACCATCATCGGCGTCGGCACCGAGGCCAGGCTCGCCGACGACAAGGGCCGCATGCCGGGCCTGTCGAAGGCGCTGTTCATCGACGGCGCGGGCGGTGCCATCGGCGGCGTGGCGGGCGGCTCCGGCCAGACCGTCTTCGTCGAGTCCGCGACCGGCGTCGGCGAGGGGGCCCGCACCGGGCTCGCCTCGGTCGTCACCGGCCTGTTCTTCGCGGCCTGCCTCTTCTTCACCCCGATCACCGCGATCGTCCCGCAGGAGGTCGCCTCCGCCGCGCTGGTCGTCATCGGGGCGATGATGATGATGAACGCCCGGCACGTGGACTGGGCCGACCGGGCCACCGCGATCCCGGTCTTCCTGACCGTCGTCCTGATGCCGTTCACGTACTCGATCACGGCCGGTGTCGCCGCCGGAGTCATCTCCTACGTCGCCATCAAGGTCGCGCAGGGCAAGGCGCGGGAGATCGGGGCGTTCATGTGGGCCCTGACGGTGATCTTCGTCGTCTACTTCGCCCTCAACCCGATCGAGGGCTGGCTGGGCGTGCACTAG